Proteins co-encoded in one Pocillopora verrucosa isolate sample1 chromosome 1, ASM3666991v2, whole genome shotgun sequence genomic window:
- the LOC131789238 gene encoding QRFP-like peptide receptor: protein MAVSDNIAAPAWVLFIAIYISVFILSTVGNTWVLLTCYKTLKRRHSPFMWLLVNLATADLLFTYLSVFNMIGYLWRWVGGNNTCKLQGFFVEASYTTSIMTLITISYQRLKAITDPFSTRARGWFNREYLKPAIIWGLSLLVCTPLLQIYGVKTVDGNVACITTRDGVTVLQIYYSLHTALLFSVPLFYMIFTQIRIHLALRTSVTPTSKLFTLLAQRRHKKASKTLAALTIAFVICWSPFMVNRTLIYFRLTPKGLIWRASQLLIFLNTGLDPLLYGFIDGHLKSLLRRVLCKNRDNTVTSLYQNTIE, encoded by the coding sequence atggcggtaagtgacaatATCGCTGCGCCTGCTTGGGTATTGTTTATCGCTATTTAcatctcagttttcattttatcaacGGTTGGTAACACATGGGTTTTGCTAACTTGCTACAAGACTTTGAAAAGAAGGCATTCCCCGTTTATGTGGTTATTGGTGAATTTAGCGACGGCGGATCTCCTGTTTACTTATCTTTCCGTATTTAACATGATCGGATATTTGTGGCGCTGGGTAGGTGGAAACAACACTTGTAAGCTTCAAGGATTCTTTGTGGAGGCGAGCTATACGACTTCCATCATGACACTTATAACTATTAGTTACCAAAGATTAAAAGCTATCACAGACCCATTTAGTACCAGAGCAAGAGGCTGGTTCAACAGGGAATACCTTAAACCAGCAATAATTTGGGGATTAAGCTTACTGGTCTGCACTCCTCTGCTGCAAATCTACGGCGTAAAAACGGTGGACGGCAACGTTGCTTGTATAACTACGAGAGATGGAGTCACTGTCCTGCAGATTTACTACAGTTTACATACAGCACTACTCTTTTCGGTCCCGTTGTTTTACATGATTTTTACCCAAATCCGAATTCATCTCGCTCTTCGCACAAGCGTTACACCAACGAGCAAATTGTTCACTTTGCTAGCACAGAGACGACACAAAAAGGCATCAAAGACACTTGCTGCACTAACTATAGCATTTGTAATCTGTTGGTCCCCTTTTATGGTCAATCGGACGCTAATCTACTTTCGTTTAACACCAAAAGGACTCATTTGGAGGGCATCTCAACTTTTAATCTTTCTTAATACCGGATTGGATCCTTTGTTGTACGGTTTTATCGACGGACACTTAAAGTCTTTACTGCGAAGAGTTCTCTGCAAGAACAGGGATAACACAGTGACATCTCTCTATCAAAATACAATAGAGTGA
- the LOC131789239 gene encoding LOW QUALITY PROTEIN: atypical chemokine receptor 2-like (The sequence of the model RefSeq protein was modified relative to this genomic sequence to represent the inferred CDS: deleted 1 base in 1 codon) produces MVIIQEIMNHALLPDFSFELRLVIGFLIIYGFILIISLVGNIWVLIPCYRNLDRNRFSPMWYVANLASADLLFTFLTPFHAINFSWRWVGGDVICKLHAFLVDTSYNTSITTLVVIAYLRLKAITDIFNSRSDNFSNREYVKLVLTSCMCLVISSPTANIIKVETNVDGKLICANTSWGSTGREIYYTVHAIFFFIIDAHCNATKDIFRANVIPICNSHIINSNQRHEKVAKTLAALSLAFFSCQSPFMILRPLMCFNLVFPSLVWRAAQLYNTAIMEKI; encoded by the exons ATGGTCATAATCCAGGAAATCATGAACCATGCTTTGCTGCCAGATTTCTCGTTC GAATTAAGACTGGTGATCGGATTTTTGATAATTTACGgctttattctcatcatctcACTTGTGGGTAAcatatggg TATTGATACCATGTTATCGGAACTTGGACCGAAATCGGTTTTCTCCGATGTGGTACGTGGCAAATTTAGCATCTGCGGATCTCCTTTTCACTTTTCTCACTCCTTTCCACGCCATTAATTTTAGTTGGCGTTGGGTCGGCGGTGACGTAATTTGCAAACTTCACGCATTTCTCGTCGACACAAGCTACAATACTTCAATCACAACCCTTGTGGTTATAGCTTACCTAAGACTCAAAGCTATCACAGATATTTTTAATTCTAGAAGCGACAACTTTTCTAACAGGGAATACGTGAAACTTGTTTTAACCTCGTGTATGTGCTTGGTAATTTCCTCACCCACAGCAAATATTATCAAGGTCGAAACCAATGTGGATGGAAAACTGATTTGCGCTAACACCTCTTGGGGAAGCACTGGCAGGGAAATATACTACACCGTACAcgcaata ttttttttcataattgatgCACATTGTAACGCAACGAAAGATATATTTCGAGCGAACGTTATTCCAATATGCAACTCGCACATCATTAACTCAAATCAAAGACATGAGAAAGTTGCAAAGACACTTGCAGCTCTATCTCTTGCCTTTTTTTCGTGCCAGTCTCCGTTTATGATTCTTAGACCGCTGATGTGTTTTAACTTAGTGTTCCCCAGCCTAGTCTGGAGAGCGGCTCAACTTTATAATACGGCTATTATGGAGAAAATTTGA
- the LOC131789240 gene encoding QRFP-like peptide receptor has translation MATSDGFPIALIATFTCVYFLIFMLSIVGNSFVLWLCYKLKRQRESSLTCCIANLAIADVAFTALSIFDSIVFLWTWLGGEITCKLQSFFIEVCYSTSIMTLVLISFERLKAVVNPLSVRLITRKDTLRKLSAVWSVSVAVNSPLLYAYQTQTDDTGTVSCTNIMFGDLARQIYYTIHAFCFFFVPLVYMIVVQKRIFLSLRSSVASNMSNTTASVHYKRHYKVARVLAALTIAFVICWSPFMVTRTMMYFHLTNGGYVWRVSQLLIFLNTVLDPILYGVYGEAMRQYARSLFKKTGRAPFPRVDPLRDRQESLQVTDSQAIELSFME, from the coding sequence ATGGCAACGAGCGACGGATTTCCCATAGCACTAATTGCCACATTCACATGTGTTTATTTCCTAATCTTCATGTTGTCTATCGTGGGGAACTCATTTGTTCTTTGGCTCTGTTACAAACTAAAACGACAACGAGAGTCTTCTTTGACGTGTTGTATCGCCAACTTGGCAATTGCAGACGTAGCATTTACGGCGCTATCCATTTTTGACTCGATAGTATTCTTGTGGACCTGGTTAGGAGGCGAGATAACCTGTAAACTACAAAGCTTTTTCATTGAAGTATGTTACTCCACCTCCATAATGACTCTTGTTCTTATCAGTTTTGAGCGTCTGAAGGCTGTGGTAAACCCTTTAAGTGTCAGACTCATCACAAGGAAAGACACGCTACGAAAGTTAAGCGCCGTTTGGTCAGTTAGCGTAGCCGTCAATTCGCCTTTGCTTTATGCATATCAAACCCAAACAGATGACACAGGAACCGTTTCCTGCACGAATATCATGTTCGGGGATTTAGCGCGACAGATCTACTATACTATTCACgcattttgtttcttctttgtaCCTCTTGTCTACATGATAGTTGTTCAGAAGAGAATTTTTCTATCCTTACGCTCAAGCGTTGCTTCAAATATGTCAAATACCACAGCTTCTGTACACTATAAGCGGCATTACAAAGTGGCCAGGGTCTTGGCAGCACTTACAATAGCGTTTGTAATATGTTGGTCACCTTTCATGGTCACACGCACGATGATGTACTTCCATCTCACTAATGGCGGTTATGTATGGCGAGTGTctcaattattgatttttttaaatacggTCTTAGATCCAATATTATACGGAGTCTACGGGGAAGCTATGAGGCAGTATGCTCGAAGTTTATTCAAGAAAACAGGAAGGGCCCCGTTTCCTCGTGTGGACCCTCTCCGCGACAGACAAGAAAGCTTGCAAGTAACGGATTCACAAGCCATTGAACTTTCTTTTATGGAGTAA
- the LOC131789251 gene encoding QRFP-like peptide receptor, which yields MATSDGFPLVIVATFICVYFLIFLSSIVGNSFVLWLCYKLKRQRESSLTCCIANLAIADVAFTVLSMFDLVTFLWTWVGGEISCKLQSFSIEACYSTSILTLVLISFERLKAVVDPLSVRLITKENMLRKLIAVWSVSAVVASPLLYAYQTHTDDTGTVSCTNSMFGDIARQIYYTIHAFCFFLVPLVYMIVVQKRIFLSLSSSVASNTSNIIASMRYKRHYKVAKVLAALTTAFVTCWSPFMVTRTMMYFHLTNGGYVWRASQLLILLNTVLDPILYGVYGEAMRRYARSLFKKTGWTPFPRVDPLRGRQETMQVKDSQSMEVLAA from the coding sequence ATGGCAACAAGCGACGGATTTCCCTTAGTAATAGTTGCCACATTCATATGCGTTTATTTCCTAATCTTCCTGTCGTCTATCGTGGGGAACTCATTCGTTCTTTGGCTGTGTTACAAACTAAAACGACAACGAGAGTCTTCTTTGACGTGTTGTATCGCCAACTTAGCAATTGCAGACGTAGCATTTACGGTACTGTCCATGTTTGACTTGGTAACATTCTTATGGACCTGGGTAGGCGGCGAGATATCCTGTAAATTACAAAGCTTTTCCATTGAAGCATGCTATTCCACCTCCATACTGACTCTTGTTCTTATCAGTTTTGAGCGTCTGAAGGCTGTGGTAGACCCTTTAAGTGTCAGACTCATCACAAAGGAAAACATGCTACGAAAGTTAATAGCCGTTTGGTCAGTTAGCGCAGTCGTCGCTTCGCCTTTGCTTTATGCTTATCAAACCCACACAGATGACACAGGAACCGTTTCCTGCACGAATAGCATGTTCGGGGATATAGCGCGACAGATCTATTACACTATTCacgcattttgttttttccttgtaCCTCTTGTCTACATGATAGTTGTTCAgaagagaatttttctttccttaagcTCAAGCGTTGCATCAAATACATCAAACATCATAGCTTCCATGCGCTATAAGCGGCATTACAAAGTGGCCAAGGTCTTAGCAGCTCTTACAACAGCGTTTGTAACGTGTTGGTCACCTTTCATGGTCACACGCACTATGATGTACTTCCATCTCACTAATGGTGGTTACGTATGGCGAGCGTCTCAGTTATTGATTCTGTTAAATACAGTCTTAGATCCAATATTATACGGAGTCTACGGAGAAGCTATGAGGCGGTATGCTCGAAGTTTATTCAAGAAAACAGGATGGACTCCGTTTCCTCGTGTGGACCCTCTCCGCGGCCGACAAGAAACAATGCAAGTAAAGGATTCACAATCGATGGAGGTGTTAGCTGCTTAA
- the LOC131789244 gene encoding QRFP-like peptide receptor, whose amino-acid sequence MATSDGFPIAIVATFTCVYFLIFLASIVGNSFVLWLYNKLKRQRESSLTCCIANLAIADVAFTVLTIFDLIVFLWTWVGGEISCKLQSFSIEACYSTSIMTLVLISFERLKAVVDPLSVRLITRKNMLRKLIAVWSVSAVVASPLLYAYQTQTDDTGAVSCTNSMFGDIARQIYYTIHAFCFFLVPLVYMIVVQKRIFLSLSSSVASNTSNIIASMRYKRHYKVAKVLAALTIAFVICWSPFMVTRTMLYFHLTNGGYVWRASQLLILLNTVLDPILYGVYGEAMRRYARSLLKKTGWTPFPRVNPLRDRQETIQVTDSQAMEVLAV is encoded by the coding sequence ATGGCAACAAGCGACGGATTTCCCATAGCAATAGTAGCCACATTCACATGTGTTTATTTTCTAATCTTCCTGGCGTCAATCGTGGGGAACTCATTTGTACTTTGGCTCTATAACAAACTAAAACGACAACGAGAGTCTTCTTTGACATGTTGTATCGCCAACTTAGCAATTGCAGACGTGGCATTTACAGTACTGACTATTTTCGACTTGATAGTATTCTTGTGGACCTGGGTAGGCGGCGAGATATCCTGTAAACTACAAAGCTTTTCCATTGAAGCATGCTACTCCACCTCCATAATGACTCTTGTTCTTATCAGTTTTGAGCGTCTGAAGGCTGTGGTAGACCCTTTAAGTGTCAGACTCATCACAAGGAAAAACATGCTACGAAAGTTAATAGCCGTTTGGTCAGTTAGCGCAGTCGTCGCTTCGCCTTTGCTTTATGCTTATCAAACCCAAACAGATGACACAGGAGCCGTCTCCTGCACGAATAGCATGTTCGGGGATATAGCGCGACAGATCTATTATACTATTCacgcattttgttttttccttgtaCCTCTTGTCTACATGATAGTTGTTCAGAAGAGAATTTTTCTATCCTTAAGCTCAAGCGTTGCATCAAATACATCAAACATCATAGCTTCCATGCGCTATAAGCGGCATTACAAAGTGGCCAAGGTCTTGGCAGCTCTTACAATAGCGTTTGTAATATGTTGGTCACCTTTCATGGTCACACGCACGATGTTGTACTTCCATCTCACTAATGGTGGTTATGTATGGCGAGCGTCTCAGTTATTGATTCTATTAAATACGGTCTTAGATCCAATATTATACGGAGTATACGGAGAAGCTATGAGGCGGTATGCTCGAAgtttattaaagaaaacagGATGGACCCCGTTTCCTCGTGTGAACCCTCTCCGCGACAGACAAGAAACAATACAAGTAACGGATTCACAAGCCATGGAGGTGTTGGCTGTTTAA
- the LOC131789245 gene encoding galanin receptor 2b-like codes for MAVSYNIAAPASVLFIVIYISVFILSTVGNTCVLLTCYKTLKRRHSPFIWLLVNLATADLLFTLLSVFNMIGYLWRWVGGNNTCKLQGFFVEASYTTSIITLVTISYQRLKATTDPFSTRARGWFDKDYLKLVIIWGLSLLVCTPLLQIYDVKTVDGNVTCVTTKDGVIIPQIYYSLHTALFFAVPLFYMIFTQIRIHLALRTSVTPTSKLFTSRAQRRHKKASKTLAALTIAFVICWSPFMVNRTLIYFRLAPKGLIWRASQLLIFLNTGLDPLLYGLYDGDLKSLLRRVLYKNRDNK; via the coding sequence ATGGCGGTAAGTTATAATATTGCTGCGCCTGCTTCGGTATTATTTATCGTTATTTAcatctcagttttcattttatcaacGGTTGGTAACACATGCGTTTTGCTAACTTGCTACAAGACTTTAAAAAGAAGGCATTCCCCGTTTATATGGTTATTGGTGAATTTAGCGACGGCGGATCTCCTGTTTACTCTTCTTTCCGTATTTAACATGATCGGATATTTGTGGCGCTGGGTAGGTGGAAACAACACTTGTAAGCTTCAAGGATTCTTTGTGGAGGCGAGCTATACGACTTCCATCATTACACTTGTAACTATTAGTTACCAAAGATTAAAAGCTACCACAGATCCATTTAGTACCAGAGCAAGGGGCTGGTTCGACAAGGACTACCTTAAACTAGTAATAATTTGGGGATTAAGCTTACTGGTCTGCACTCCTTTGCTGCAAATCTACGACGTAAAAACGGTCGACGGCAACGTTACTTGTGTAACTACGAAAGATGGAGTCATTATCCCGCAGATTTACTACAGTTTGCATACAGCACTATTCTTTGCGGTACCGTTGTTTTACATGATTTTTACCCAAATCCGAATTCATCTCGCTCTTCGCACAAGTGTTACACCAACGAGCAAATTGTTCACTTCGCGAGCACAGAGACGGCACAAAAAGGCTTCAAAGACACTTGCTGCACTAACTATAGCATTTGTGATCTGTTGGTCACCTTTCATGGTCAATCGGACGCTAATATACTTTCGTTTAGCACCAAAAGGACTCATTTGGAGGGCATCTCAACTTTTAATCTTTCTTAATACCGGATTGGATCCTTTGTTGTACGGTTTGTACGACGGAGACTTAAAGTCTTTACTGCGAAGAGTTCTTTACAAGAACAGGGATAACAAGTGA
- the LOC136283804 gene encoding uncharacterized protein has protein sequence MDAKIVMALETEPEILKDTESALLFQDNISDWQFRIKRFLKSKQETPVSQFHNSSFKQTPTPRMHINLPKINIKSFGGDPLEWLTFWDSFSAAIDKNLALSDVEKMNYLNGMLKGEAARAISGLPLTEENYTKATELLKERFGKPQNLTNAYMESLSKIRAPSSDIKNLREFHDTCEANIRGLETLGVMTESYGSLLIPILLKKIPEDIRCLIFRADPLADSSLDRLRVAIRQEIETREKSHTSSQEDSTSVEMDGEVFVPTAGTLLANAQQKQRIFNRKPKVICPCTYCTETHRPERCDKITSVEERRSILQRQQRCLNCLGLKHTKSQCYSKGRCMKCKRKHHTSICEEKQENPNQSSSY, from the coding sequence ATGGATGCTAAAATTGTAATGGCTTTGGAGACAGAGCCAGAAATACTAAAAGACACAGAATCAGCCCTATTGTTTCAAGACAATATATCGGACTGGCAATTCCGAATCAAACGATTTCTCAAGAGTAAACAAGAAACGCCGGTGAGTCAGTTCCATAACAGTAGTTTCAAACAAACACCAACGCCTCGAATGCACATTAATCTACCCAAGATAAACATCAAATCCTTTGGAGGAGATCCACTTGAATGGCTCACATTCTGGGATAGCTTTAGTGCAGCTATCGATAAAAACCTTGCACTAAGTGatgttgaaaaaatgaattatcttAATGGAATGCTTAAAGGAGAAGCAGCGCGCGCTATCTCCGGGCTTCCATTGACTgaagaaaattatacaaaagCAACTGAGCTATTAAAAGAGCGCTTTGGCAAACCCCAAAATTTAACCAACGCTTACATGGAATCATTATCCAAGATCCGAGCGCCATCAAGTGACATCAAAAATTTAAGGGAATTTCACGATACATGCGAAGCCAATATTCGTGGCTTAGAAACACTTGGCGTAATGACAGAATCATATGGTAGTTTGCTAATTCCCATACTCCTAAAGAAAATACCCGAGGACATACGCTGCTTAATATTCAGAGCGGATCCTTTAGCGGATAGCTCCCTGGATAGATTGAGGGTAGCCATAagacaagaaattgaaacacgAGAGAAAAGTCACACATCCTCTCAAGAAGATTCCACATCTGTTGAAATGGACGGAGAAGTATTCGTACCAACCGCTGGCACTCTATTAGCCAATGctcagcaaaaacaaagaattttcaaCAGAAAACCGAAAGTAATATGCCCATGCACTTACTGCACGGAAACACACCGCCCAGAGAGATGCGATAAAATCACATCAGTAGAAGAACGCAGATCTATCCTTCAACGCCAACAAAGATGTCTAAACTGTCTTGGACTCAAACACACGAAAAGTCAATGCTACTCAAAAGGTCGTTGTATGAAATGTAAGAGAAAACACCATACTTCAATCTgcgaagaaaaacaagagaatcCAAACCAAAGTTCATCATATTAG